In Paenibacillus sp. FSL M7-0420, a single genomic region encodes these proteins:
- the rsmH gene encoding 16S rRNA (cytosine(1402)-N(4))-methyltransferase RsmH, with translation MFHHITVLKEEATEGLHIKKDGLYVDCTLGGAGHSALIASKLSGGGRLICLDQDDWALNNAKERLSGYGDKVVTVKTNFRDLEQVLKGLPFVPQKDGVPQVDGILFDLGVSSPQFDEGERGFSYNHDAPLDMRMDQSAQLSAADIVNTWSEQEIARVLFQYGEEKFSRRIARKIVERREERPVESTGELAELIKEGIPAAARRTGGHPAKRSFQGLRIAVNDELGAFEEGLHAAVRCLAPEGRVSVITFHSLEDRICKQIFSSYLSRCTCPPDLPYCVCGAEGTLKLINRKPIVPGEEELEHNSRARSAKLRIAEKL, from the coding sequence TTGTTTCACCACATCACGGTACTAAAAGAAGAAGCGACAGAAGGGCTGCACATCAAGAAGGATGGCCTATATGTAGATTGTACGCTCGGGGGAGCCGGGCACAGCGCCCTTATCGCATCCAAGCTTAGCGGTGGGGGACGGCTGATCTGTCTGGATCAGGATGACTGGGCACTGAACAACGCGAAGGAGAGATTGTCCGGATACGGCGACAAGGTGGTGACCGTCAAGACCAACTTCCGCGATCTGGAGCAGGTGCTGAAGGGATTGCCATTTGTTCCGCAAAAGGACGGAGTTCCCCAAGTAGACGGGATTCTCTTTGATCTGGGGGTATCTTCTCCGCAGTTTGATGAAGGGGAACGGGGCTTCAGCTACAACCATGACGCTCCGCTGGATATGCGGATGGACCAGTCGGCACAGCTGAGCGCGGCGGATATCGTCAACACCTGGAGTGAGCAGGAAATCGCCAGGGTGCTTTTCCAGTATGGAGAAGAGAAATTCTCCCGGCGGATTGCCCGGAAGATTGTAGAGCGCAGGGAAGAACGTCCGGTGGAGAGCACCGGAGAGCTGGCCGAGCTGATTAAGGAAGGCATTCCTGCGGCGGCAAGAAGGACCGGAGGACATCCGGCCAAGCGGAGCTTTCAGGGGCTGCGGATAGCCGTCAATGATGAGCTGGGCGCTTTTGAGGAAGGGCTGCATGCCGCTGTCCGTTGTCTGGCGCCTGAGGGAAGGGTGTCTGTTATTACCTTTCACTCGCTGGAGGATCGGATCTGCAAGCAGATTTTCAGTAGCTATCTAAGCCGCTGCACTTGTCCGCCTGACCTGCCGTACTGCGTATGCGGTGCCGAAGGCACCCTGAAGCTGATCAACCGTAAGCCGATTGTGCCGGGAGAAGAAGAGCTGGAGCATAACTCACGTGCCCGTTCAGCCAAGCTGCGTATCGCAGAGAAATTGTAG
- the mraZ gene encoding division/cell wall cluster transcriptional repressor MraZ, whose product MFMGEYQHTIDDKGRIIIPAKFRDMLGTSFVATRGLDSCLFVYPMEEWGIMEQKLKSLSLMKSDARAFSRFFFSGATECVWDKQGRVNLPGNLRQYAKLDKDCVILGVSNRVEIWNKELWEQYFEQSEESFNEIAEKLVDFNFDL is encoded by the coding sequence ATGTTTATGGGGGAATACCAGCATACCATTGACGATAAAGGACGGATCATTATCCCGGCCAAATTCCGTGACATGCTTGGAACCTCCTTCGTGGCGACCCGCGGCCTGGACTCCTGCCTGTTTGTTTATCCCATGGAAGAATGGGGAATCATGGAGCAAAAGCTTAAAAGCCTTTCACTGATGAAATCGGATGCCCGTGCCTTCAGCCGCTTTTTTTTCTCGGGAGCGACGGAGTGTGTATGGGACAAGCAAGGCAGGGTGAATCTGCCGGGAAACTTGCGGCAATATGCCAAGCTGGACAAGGACTGTGTTATTCTGGGCGTTTCGAACCGGGTGGAGATCTGGAACAAGGAGCTATGGGAGCAGTACTTCGAACAGTCAGAGGAATCGTTCAACGAAATCGCTGAGAAATTGGTGGATTTCAATTTTGATCTATAA
- a CDS encoding adenosylhomocysteinase — MSSLSKQNSIVADMSLAPEGHLKIDWVRQHMPVLNRIREQFEAEQPFKGLKVSITLHLEAKTAYLAKVVQAGGAEVTITGSNPLSTQDDVCAALVEDGITVFAKYNPSPEEFKALNIRALESKPDLIIDDGGDFATLLHSERPDLMENIRGGAEETTTGIIRLKALQKQGMLKFPMVAVNDAYCKYLFDNRYGTGQSAWDGIVRTTNLIVAGKTVVVVGYGWCGKGVAMRAKGLGANVIVTEVDAIKAVEAHMDGFHVMPMLEAAKHGDFFVTVTGNRYVIRGEHYDVMKDGAILCNAGHFDVEVNKPELAERSVSQRTVRKNIEEYQLKDGRKLYLLAEGRLVNLGAADGHPAEIMDTTFALQALSLKYVNDNYKSIGVKVENVPYELDEQVARYKLESLGIAIDSLTQAQVEYLDSWNLND, encoded by the coding sequence ATGAGTTCATTATCCAAGCAAAACAGTATTGTTGCCGATATGTCGCTTGCACCCGAGGGGCATCTCAAAATCGACTGGGTTCGCCAGCATATGCCGGTACTGAACCGTATCCGAGAGCAGTTCGAAGCCGAGCAGCCGTTCAAGGGGCTCAAGGTATCGATCACCCTTCACCTGGAAGCCAAGACCGCTTATCTGGCCAAGGTAGTGCAGGCTGGCGGCGCTGAGGTAACGATTACAGGGTCCAACCCGTTATCTACCCAGGACGATGTGTGTGCTGCGCTCGTTGAGGATGGCATTACCGTATTTGCCAAGTACAATCCTTCTCCGGAAGAATTCAAGGCACTGAACATCCGGGCACTGGAGAGCAAGCCTGACCTGATTATTGATGACGGCGGTGATTTCGCCACCCTGCTGCACTCCGAACGACCCGACCTGATGGAGAATATCCGCGGTGGTGCTGAGGAGACAACTACCGGTATCATCCGCCTTAAGGCACTGCAAAAGCAAGGAATGCTGAAGTTCCCGATGGTGGCTGTAAATGACGCCTATTGTAAATATTTGTTCGATAACCGATATGGCACAGGACAATCGGCATGGGACGGCATCGTCCGCACCACCAACCTGATTGTGGCCGGCAAGACCGTGGTTGTGGTGGGATATGGCTGGTGCGGCAAAGGGGTGGCGATGCGGGCCAAGGGGCTTGGGGCGAACGTAATTGTTACGGAAGTGGATGCGATTAAGGCGGTAGAGGCGCATATGGACGGCTTCCATGTCATGCCGATGCTCGAAGCTGCGAAGCACGGTGATTTCTTCGTTACAGTCACAGGTAACCGTTATGTGATCCGTGGTGAGCATTATGATGTGATGAAGGATGGCGCGATTCTCTGCAATGCCGGACATTTCGATGTGGAGGTCAACAAGCCGGAGCTGGCTGAGCGCTCAGTGTCGCAGCGGACGGTGCGCAAGAATATCGAAGAGTATCAGCTGAAGGATGGACGCAAGCTGTACCTCCTGGCCGAAGGACGTCTGGTGAACCTTGGCGCAGCCGATGGCCATCCGGCAGAGATTATGGATACCACCTTCGCACTCCAGGCGTTGTCCCTTAAATATGTGAATGACAATTATAAGAGCATTGGTGTCAAAGTGGAGAATGTTCCCTATGAGCTGGATGAGCAGGTAGCGCGTTACAAGCTGGAAAGTCTGGGGATCGCCATCGACAGCCTGACACAGGCGCAAGTCGAGTATCTGGACAGCTGGAATCTGAACGACTAA
- a CDS encoding stage V sporulation protein D, with protein sequence MKVSKVVSRRRMLWTLLGLAVLFGALAVRLAYVQLTQGEKLSERAEDLWRRNIPFTAKRGEILDREGVALAYNISSPTIYAIPVQVKEKEQTAKQLAPLLGMTEEKLVQLLTQKKASVKLQPGGRKITMELAASIRNLQLPGIVVAEDNKRYYPFGDLAAHILGFTGIDNQGITGIESIYDKLLQGSAGNISYLSDAGGRLMPGSSEKYTEPQDGLSLQLTIDKQIQSIMERELDQAMVKYQAQGAWSIAMDPRNGEILAMASRPGYEPGAYQEYDAEVYNRNLPIWMTYEPGSTFKIITLAAALQEGKVDLQHEHFFDPGYIEVGGAKLRCWKKGGHGSQTFLEVVENSCNPGFVALGQRLGKDTLFKYIRDFGFGSKTGIDLNGEANGILFKPAQVGPVELATTAFGQGVSVTPIQQIAAVSAAINGGKLYTPHVAKAWINPDTGNVVSETEPEEVRQVISEETSKKVRAALESVVAKGTGRPAFIDGYRVGGKTGTAQKVINGRYSPTEHIVSFIGFAPADDPQIVVYTAVDNPKGIQFGGVVAAPIVQNILEDSLLYLKVPERKDQLPRTYKYGETPIVTVPDLTGATVQDIYEDLNMNFMLVRSGTGNTVINQAPKAGARVQQGSTIRIYMGTPSEP encoded by the coding sequence ATGAAGGTATCGAAAGTCGTTAGCCGGCGGAGAATGCTGTGGACGCTGCTGGGACTGGCCGTGTTGTTCGGCGCGCTGGCTGTGCGTCTTGCCTATGTACAGTTAACCCAAGGCGAGAAGCTGAGCGAGAGGGCCGAGGATTTATGGCGGCGGAATATCCCCTTCACCGCCAAGCGCGGCGAGATTCTGGACAGGGAGGGTGTGGCGCTGGCTTATAACATCAGCTCACCGACGATTTATGCCATTCCTGTACAGGTGAAGGAGAAGGAACAGACCGCGAAGCAGCTGGCTCCGCTGCTCGGCATGACCGAGGAGAAGCTTGTTCAGCTGCTGACCCAAAAGAAAGCCTCAGTGAAACTGCAGCCCGGCGGCCGCAAAATTACGATGGAGCTTGCCGCGAGCATCCGTAATTTGCAGCTGCCGGGCATCGTTGTCGCTGAGGATAACAAACGGTATTATCCCTTCGGGGATCTGGCCGCACATATTCTGGGCTTCACCGGAATTGACAATCAGGGGATTACCGGTATTGAGAGTATCTATGATAAGCTGCTTCAGGGGAGCGCGGGCAATATCTCCTATCTCTCCGATGCGGGAGGCCGGCTGATGCCCGGGTCCTCCGAGAAGTACACCGAGCCGCAGGATGGACTTAGCCTGCAGCTGACCATCGACAAGCAGATTCAATCTATTATGGAACGCGAGCTGGATCAGGCCATGGTGAAATATCAGGCGCAGGGGGCCTGGTCTATTGCCATGGACCCCCGCAATGGCGAGATTCTGGCGATGGCCAGCCGGCCGGGGTATGAGCCGGGGGCTTACCAGGAATACGATGCCGAGGTATATAACCGGAATCTTCCGATCTGGATGACGTATGAGCCGGGTTCCACCTTCAAGATCATCACGCTGGCTGCAGCCTTGCAGGAGGGGAAGGTGGACCTGCAGCATGAGCATTTTTTTGATCCGGGCTACATTGAGGTCGGCGGAGCCAAGCTGCGCTGCTGGAAGAAGGGCGGGCATGGAAGCCAGACATTCCTTGAAGTGGTCGAGAACTCCTGCAACCCGGGATTTGTAGCCTTGGGACAGCGTCTGGGTAAGGATACGCTGTTCAAGTACATCCGGGATTTCGGCTTCGGGAGCAAGACGGGCATCGATCTGAACGGGGAAGCGAACGGGATTCTGTTCAAGCCGGCCCAGGTGGGCCCGGTGGAGCTGGCGACTACTGCATTCGGCCAGGGGGTATCCGTCACGCCCATCCAGCAGATTGCTGCGGTATCGGCAGCCATCAACGGCGGCAAGCTGTATACTCCGCATGTGGCCAAGGCCTGGATTAACCCGGATACCGGGAACGTTGTCTCCGAGACTGAGCCGGAGGAAGTGCGGCAGGTGATCTCGGAGGAGACTTCGAAGAAAGTGCGGGCTGCCCTTGAGAGCGTGGTTGCCAAAGGCACAGGCCGGCCGGCATTTATTGACGGCTATCGTGTGGGCGGCAAAACAGGGACAGCACAGAAAGTAATCAACGGCCGGTATTCTCCTACGGAGCATATCGTTTCCTTTATCGGCTTCGCCCCGGCGGATGATCCGCAGATCGTGGTCTATACGGCAGTCGATAACCCGAAGGGAATTCAGTTCGGGGGTGTAGTAGCCGCTCCGATTGTCCAGAATATTCTTGAGGATTCTCTTCTGTATCTGAAGGTTCCAGAGCGTAAGGATCAGCTGCCGAGAACCTATAAATACGGCGAGACCCCGATCGTGACGGTTCCTGATCTTACGGGAGCTACCGTTCAGGATATCTATGAGGATCTGAATATGAATTTCATGCTGGTCCGTTCCGGCACCGGCAATACCGTGATCAATCAGGCTCCGAAGGCCGGGGCAAGAGTGCAGCAAGGCTCCACGATCCGGATTTACATGGGAACGCCAAGTGAACCTTAA
- a CDS encoding UDP-N-acetylmuramoyl-L-alanyl-D-glutamate--2,6-diaminopimelate ligase, with amino-acid sequence MLIKELSSCLAASRLYGDGDIEISDLQADSRKVGPGDLFICLPGHTVDGHDYAPQAAAKGAAALVCERKLDIDLPQIVVDDCRYAMSVLSNAFFGSPSSRMKLIGITGTNGKTTTTYLIERIMQDHGVKTGLIGTIQMRYDGQSYPMSGTTQESLELQRSLNHMALKGVQCCVMEVSSHALQQGRVKGTDYRTAIFTNLTQDHLDYHHTMEEYRAVKGLFFSRLGNVISPWKEERKYAVLNVDDEASAYFAAQTAAEVITYGIDKAANVRASQISITAKGTFFHVETFKGETDISLRMVGKFNVYNALAAITAALLEDVPLADIKASLESVSGVDGRVESVDAGQDFAVIVDYAHTPDGLENVLKAVTEFAQGKVLTVFGCGGDRDTTKRPLMGKIAAKYSDHVLVTSDNPRTEDPLQILADIEAGLREDGVARERYEMIPDRREAITKAVEMASPGDVVLIAGKGHETYQLIKGVVHDFDDRIVAKEVIRGRSY; translated from the coding sequence ATGTTAATTAAAGAGCTCTCTTCTTGTCTGGCTGCTTCCCGTCTATACGGGGACGGAGACATAGAAATATCAGATTTGCAGGCCGATTCACGCAAGGTGGGTCCGGGCGATTTGTTCATTTGTCTGCCCGGACATACAGTGGACGGACATGATTACGCACCTCAGGCTGCTGCCAAGGGCGCGGCTGCCCTGGTCTGCGAACGGAAGCTGGACATTGACCTGCCGCAGATCGTGGTGGATGACTGCCGGTATGCCATGTCTGTGCTGTCTAATGCCTTCTTCGGTTCACCGAGCAGCCGGATGAAGCTGATCGGCATCACCGGTACCAACGGCAAGACCACGACTACGTATCTGATTGAACGGATCATGCAGGATCATGGGGTGAAGACCGGCCTGATCGGTACAATCCAGATGCGGTATGACGGTCAGAGCTATCCGATGTCCGGTACGACTCAGGAATCGCTGGAGCTTCAGCGCAGCCTGAATCATATGGCGCTTAAGGGCGTGCAGTGCTGTGTAATGGAAGTATCCTCCCATGCCCTCCAGCAGGGCCGGGTGAAAGGGACCGACTACCGCACCGCGATCTTTACGAATCTGACCCAGGATCACCTGGATTACCACCATACGATGGAGGAGTACCGCGCAGTGAAGGGCTTGTTCTTCTCACGGCTCGGCAACGTGATCTCCCCGTGGAAGGAAGAACGCAAATATGCCGTGCTGAATGTCGACGATGAAGCCAGCGCCTATTTTGCCGCCCAGACCGCAGCGGAGGTCATTACATATGGTATCGACAAGGCTGCCAATGTCCGAGCCTCGCAAATATCGATCACCGCCAAAGGAACTTTTTTCCACGTGGAGACGTTTAAGGGTGAGACGGATATTTCGCTTCGCATGGTCGGCAAGTTCAACGTCTATAATGCGCTTGCGGCTATTACGGCTGCGCTGCTGGAGGATGTGCCGCTTGCGGACATCAAGGCCAGTCTGGAGTCGGTGTCCGGCGTGGACGGCCGTGTCGAATCGGTGGATGCCGGTCAGGATTTCGCGGTAATCGTTGACTATGCGCATACGCCGGACGGTCTGGAGAATGTGCTGAAGGCTGTTACGGAGTTTGCGCAAGGCAAGGTGCTTACTGTCTTCGGCTGCGGCGGGGACCGCGATACGACCAAACGGCCGCTCATGGGCAAAATAGCTGCCAAATACAGTGATCATGTGCTGGTCACCTCCGACAACCCGCGGACGGAGGACCCGCTGCAGATTCTGGCCGATATTGAGGCGGGCCTGCGTGAGGATGGCGTGGCGCGCGAGCGCTATGAGATGATTCCGGACCGGAGGGAAGCCATCACAAAAGCTGTTGAAATGGCAAGCCCCGGCGATGTAGTATTGATTGCGGGGAAAGGTCACGAGACCTATCAGCTGATCAAGGGAGTCGTGCATGATTTCGATGACCGCATCGTTGCCAAAGAAGTGATAAGGGGCCGAAGCTATTGA
- a CDS encoding penicillin-binding transpeptidase domain-containing protein has product MVKRIKLRTLFIGGCITLFFLVLVARVFWIQVLQGKEWQETAAKQWAHTSTIKAVRGVIEDRNGSVLASDVPAYTVVVNPEVIAEKKIGEEVIQGLHELLNKPVDELKKLVEAKDKDGKYLKNREIRNEGWKIDEEMKDKVTAFVEKLKKEHDTLETGVGLVREQKRYYPKGSLAAHILGYTDRDGKAMMGLEKLLNKQLSGTDGKLNYQSDGKGIKLPDSKDTFQPVVNGSNYKLTIDSTIQFYIEEAMKKAYAEYKPKSISVIAADPKTMEILGLANMPTFNPNEYYDQNQDAAGFYNHAIMTRFEPGSTFKIVPLAGAVQEKLFNPNATFQSGSVRIKGYSKPIYDMNRAGYGTISFLEGVKRSSNVAFVKLGYEMLGKEKLLQYITDFGFTEKTGIDLPGEVTGIVNPDPNRAVENATLAYGHGKLLVTPIQQLAAVAAIANGGKLLVPHVVKEVTDPNTGKTTVTQTEVVRQVLSEASARETSSYLEQVVADQQHGTGRHAYIEGYRVAGKTGTAIKPDGKGGYDRDKVRSSFLGYAPANDPKIAVFVIIDEPADAAGGGAAAGPVFKDIVSQALPYMGVPKAGDVTGPADKKTVKAEAVVQRKAPDLTGKTVKAARQLLINQGFDFEAVGQGANVVSQYPEKGTALTAGQRIYLLSEQGENVTLPDLRGQSLRDALEILNLLKVGISIEGEGYVTEQSQAKSKGKTQVSLTLSPLNEYGENIPVALAVDADKEEAAE; this is encoded by the coding sequence ATGGTTAAGAGAATCAAACTTCGCACGCTGTTTATAGGAGGGTGTATTACCCTCTTTTTTCTTGTTTTAGTCGCCAGAGTATTCTGGATTCAGGTTCTGCAAGGCAAGGAGTGGCAGGAGACCGCAGCTAAGCAGTGGGCCCACACTTCAACCATCAAGGCTGTCCGCGGGGTGATCGAAGACCGTAACGGCAGTGTTCTGGCAAGCGATGTGCCGGCCTACACGGTGGTGGTTAACCCTGAGGTCATTGCCGAGAAAAAGATCGGTGAAGAGGTGATTCAGGGCCTGCATGAGCTGCTGAACAAGCCGGTGGATGAGTTGAAGAAGCTGGTGGAGGCCAAGGATAAAGACGGGAAATATCTGAAGAACCGTGAGATCCGTAATGAGGGCTGGAAAATCGATGAGGAAATGAAAGATAAGGTGACGGCTTTCGTTGAGAAGCTCAAGAAGGAGCATGATACGCTGGAGACCGGAGTCGGACTCGTCAGGGAGCAGAAGCGCTATTATCCGAAGGGTTCGCTCGCTGCACATATTCTGGGATATACCGACAGGGACGGCAAAGCGATGATGGGACTGGAAAAGCTCCTGAACAAACAGCTCTCCGGTACGGACGGCAAGCTGAACTACCAGAGTGACGGCAAGGGCATCAAGCTGCCCGATTCGAAGGATACGTTCCAGCCTGTGGTCAATGGAAGCAACTACAAGCTGACGATTGACAGCACGATTCAGTTCTATATTGAAGAGGCTATGAAAAAGGCGTATGCGGAGTATAAGCCGAAGTCGATCAGTGTTATTGCTGCCGACCCGAAGACGATGGAGATTCTGGGTCTGGCCAATATGCCTACCTTTAACCCAAATGAATATTATGATCAGAATCAGGATGCAGCCGGCTTCTATAACCATGCTATTATGACGAGATTTGAACCGGGTTCAACGTTCAAGATTGTACCGCTGGCGGGTGCTGTGCAGGAGAAGCTGTTCAATCCGAATGCCACCTTCCAGTCCGGTTCCGTCCGGATTAAGGGATACAGCAAGCCTATCTATGATATGAACAGAGCCGGTTACGGAACCATTAGTTTCCTCGAAGGAGTTAAGCGGTCGAGTAACGTTGCGTTCGTCAAGCTCGGTTATGAGATGCTGGGCAAAGAGAAGCTGCTGCAGTATATTACGGATTTCGGGTTCACTGAAAAGACAGGCATTGATCTCCCGGGAGAGGTTACGGGTATTGTCAACCCTGATCCGAACAGGGCGGTAGAGAATGCAACGCTTGCCTATGGACACGGTAAGCTGCTGGTGACTCCGATTCAACAGCTTGCAGCCGTCGCGGCGATTGCGAACGGCGGCAAGCTGCTCGTGCCGCATGTGGTGAAGGAGGTTACCGATCCGAACACCGGCAAGACTACGGTCACGCAGACAGAGGTTGTGCGTCAGGTACTATCCGAGGCAAGTGCCCGTGAGACAAGCAGCTATCTGGAGCAGGTAGTGGCCGATCAGCAGCACGGAACCGGCCGGCATGCCTACATTGAGGGATACCGGGTAGCAGGTAAGACAGGTACGGCGATCAAGCCGGATGGTAAGGGCGGGTATGACCGCGATAAGGTCCGCTCCTCCTTCCTCGGTTATGCACCAGCCAATGACCCTAAGATCGCAGTCTTCGTCATTATTGACGAACCTGCCGATGCGGCCGGCGGCGGTGCGGCGGCGGGTCCGGTCTTCAAAGATATCGTCTCCCAGGCGCTTCCTTATATGGGCGTACCCAAAGCGGGGGATGTCACAGGCCCTGCTGACAAGAAGACGGTGAAGGCCGAGGCTGTGGTCCAGCGTAAAGCGCCGGATCTGACCGGCAAGACGGTGAAGGCGGCGAGACAACTGCTCATTAATCAGGGCTTTGATTTCGAAGCTGTAGGCCAAGGGGCAAATGTAGTCAGCCAGTACCCTGAGAAGGGCACCGCACTGACCGCCGGACAGCGCATCTATCTGTTAAGTGAGCAGGGAGAGAACGTGACGCTTCCTGATCTGCGCGGGCAGTCTCTGCGCGATGCGCTGGAGATTCTGAACCTGCTGAAGGTCGGGATCTCCATTGAGGGAGAAGGCTATGTCACAGAGCAGAGCCAGGCCAAGAGTAAAGGGAAGACGCAGGTATCACTTACGCTTAGCCCTCTCAATGAATACGGCGAGAATATACCTGTTGCCTTAGCCGTTGATGCCGATAAGGAAGAAGCTGCAGAGTAA
- a CDS encoding UDP-N-acetylmuramoyl-tripeptide--D-alanyl-D-alanine ligase: MIRTLHNVAEMCGGELSSSEAKDIEIKGVVTDSRKISRDCLFVPLVGENFDGHHYAAASLAAGAAAALWQRDKGPAPAGGGIILVEDTLEALQKLSSAYLAEVAPQVVAVTGSNGKTTTKDMIAALLEVQYKVHKTQGNFNNHIGLPLTILSMDNDVEIAVLEMGMSSRGEIALLSLLASPDVAVITNVGESHLLQLGSRKEIARAKLEIVDGLQPGGLLIYNGDEPLLAEVLAEPGFRTPEGLLTFRFGQSADNDDYPTGLMTHSGGMTFTSLQHGERAFTLPLPGQHNVINALAALAVARHYKVTGENIAEGLSGLKLTGMRIEVIQAASGLVLLNDAYNASPTSMRAAIDVLQSMKCSGRRIAVLGDMLELGPEELQFHRQIGSYIDPELTDDVFTFGPLSAQLAAAASERFEAGHIYAFTDKEALIDALNAKCGNDDVVLFKASRGMRLEEVLQRLKEHSEANAN; encoded by the coding sequence ATGATTAGAACATTGCATAACGTCGCGGAAATGTGCGGAGGAGAGCTGTCTTCATCCGAAGCTAAGGATATAGAGATTAAGGGAGTCGTAACCGACTCGCGCAAAATATCGCGGGACTGCCTGTTCGTCCCGCTCGTTGGAGAGAACTTCGACGGCCATCACTATGCAGCCGCTTCGCTGGCGGCAGGAGCTGCCGCTGCCCTCTGGCAGAGGGATAAGGGGCCTGCACCCGCAGGCGGCGGGATTATACTGGTAGAGGACACTTTAGAGGCACTGCAGAAGCTGTCCTCCGCCTATTTGGCTGAGGTGGCCCCCCAGGTGGTTGCCGTAACGGGAAGCAACGGCAAGACGACGACCAAGGATATGATTGCGGCACTGCTGGAAGTGCAGTACAAGGTACACAAGACCCAAGGGAACTTCAACAATCATATCGGCCTGCCGCTTACGATTCTCTCTATGGACAACGATGTTGAGATCGCCGTACTGGAGATGGGCATGAGCTCACGGGGAGAGATCGCCCTCTTGTCTTTGCTCGCTTCTCCTGACGTAGCGGTAATTACCAATGTCGGCGAATCCCATCTGCTCCAGCTTGGCTCCCGCAAGGAGATTGCCAGAGCTAAGCTGGAGATTGTGGACGGACTTCAGCCAGGCGGGCTGCTGATCTATAACGGGGATGAGCCGCTGCTTGCCGAGGTTCTGGCAGAGCCAGGCTTCCGCACGCCTGAAGGGCTGCTAACCTTCCGCTTCGGGCAGTCGGCTGACAATGATGATTATCCGACCGGCCTGATGACGCACAGCGGTGGAATGACCTTCACCTCGCTGCAGCATGGGGAGCGGGCCTTCACCCTTCCGCTGCCGGGGCAGCATAATGTAATTAATGCGCTCGCTGCGCTTGCAGTGGCGCGTCATTATAAGGTGACGGGTGAGAATATAGCAGAAGGACTAAGCGGCCTCAAGCTGACCGGTATGCGGATTGAAGTTATTCAGGCGGCAAGCGGGCTGGTGCTCTTGAATGATGCCTATAATGCCAGTCCTACATCCATGAGAGCGGCGATTGATGTGCTGCAGTCCATGAAATGCAGCGGCCGCAGAATCGCGGTGCTGGGGGACATGCTGGAACTCGGGCCGGAGGAGCTTCAGTTCCACCGGCAGATCGGCAGCTACATCGACCCGGAGCTGACGGATGACGTATTCACCTTCGGCCCGCTGTCGGCGCAGCTTGCGGCGGCGGCCTCGGAGCGGTTTGAGGCCGGGCATATCTATGCTTTTACAGATAAAGAAGCCTTGATCGATGCCTTGAACGCGAAGTGCGGTAATGACGATGTTGTGTTGTTCAAAGCATCCAGAGGGATGCGGCTGGAAGAAGTGCTACAGCGCTTGAAAGAACATTCTGAAGCGAATGCTAACTAA